In Puntigrus tetrazona isolate hp1 chromosome 18, ASM1883169v1, whole genome shotgun sequence, one genomic interval encodes:
- the ppp1r15b gene encoding protein phosphatase 1 regulatory subunit 15B, which yields MERSASERTALRRFGDSGMMLLPWTKQILTVLWEHLRLLVQVICCTLISVFQMFRFEVHLRITDETGQHIQHMTSGSGDPSDSFLLSSLFENNKTMVVGGSNPLSKFGRDPFDVSSHSRAVLSSLVSDELCCSLVDDLVSHATECLNDTEDLYIGDHSVWKHGYDWTILGGSERKCRENTCTFTAHVSGFSAKQFVKHQKPVCDPDACGSSTEDVQAPCQVQSVGQFSDSEFSWGSTDSSCFEGEREENDKLWDLLTSSTDPYHPLHFKACLSSAVPEKSKAQVVLKAESPTVSRSTASTGSDSSKPGSEDEEEEALWRSLSQNDDPYHPLNFRAPLQSSPATSVPSKRDLSSDNTQNKTNRLLKSSRSSKPSLPSSKVARHCCHKLPVETLSVVPWRRHAGLTALQGDRRKRPNFKKVKFSPILQVHKMQAWSFAFQASRKGPWEEFARDRDRFRKRISETEKAIGYCFSLSHREKLWANKDRVQK from the exons ATGGAAAGGAGCGCGTCGGAGCGGACCGCGCTGCGGCGGTTCGGGGACAGCGGCATGATGCTCCTACCCTGGACCAAACAGATCCTGACCGTGCTGTGGGAGCACCTGCGCCTGCTGGTCCAGGTCATCTGCTGCACCTTGATTTCGG TTTTCCAGATGTTCAGGTTTGAAGTCCACCTGAGAATTACAGACGAGACAGGGCAACACATTCAGCACATGACAAGTGGTTCGGGAGACCCTTCTGACAGTTTCCTGCTCTCCTCCTTgtttgaaaacaacaaaaccatGGTGGTGGGGGGTTCCAATCCGCTTTCGAAATTTGGCAGGGACCCCTTTGACGTGAGCTCCCACTCCAGAGCTGTCCTGTCCAGTCTGGTCAGCGACGAACTCTGTTGCTCCTTGGTGGACGACCTCGTGTCCCACGCAACAGAGTGCCTCAATGACACCGAAGATCTCTACATTGGAGATCACTCCGTGTGGAAACACGGATACGACTGGACCATATTAGGCGGATCAGAGAGGAAATGCAGAGAGAACACCTGCACGTTTACCGCACATGTGTCTGGGTTTTCTGCAAAGCAGTTTGTAAAGCATCAGAAGCCCGTCTGTGATCCTGATGCATGCGGTTCATCTACTGAGGATGTTCAAGCTCCGTGTCAAGTGCAGTCAGTCGGGCAATTCTCAGACAGCGAGTTCAGCTGGGGAAGCACGGACAGCTCATGTTTTGAAGGAGAACGTGAAGAGAACGACAAACTCTGGGACCTTCTGACCAGCTCGACGGATCCATATCACCCTCTGCACTTCAAGGCATGTTTGTCCAGTGCGGTTCCTGAAAAAAGCAAAGCGCAGGTGGTTTTGAAGGCTGAAAGTCCCACTGTATCACGATCCACTGCATCTACAGGCTCCGATTCCTCCAAACCAGgttctgaagatgaagaagaggaggccTTATGGAGATCTCTCTCTCAGAATGATGACCCATATCACCCGTTGAATTTCAGAGCCCCTCTTCAAAGCTCACCAGCTACATCAGTACCTTCAAAACGTGATTTGTCCAGTgataacacacaaaataaaaccaatagaCTCTTAAAATCTTCGAGAAGCTCAAAGCCGTCGTTACCGTCAAGTAAAGTTGCTCGCCATTGCTGCCACAAATTACCAGTTGAGACATTATCAGTGGTGCCATGGAGAAGACATGCTGGACTGACTGCTCTTCAGGGCGACCGAAGGAAACGTCCCAATTTTAAGAAG GTGAAGTTTTCTCCTATCCTGCAAGTCCACAAGATGCAAGCTTGGTCCTTTGCTTTTCAAGCATCTCGTAAGGGACCGTGGGAGGAGTTTGCGCGGGACAGAGACCGTTTCCGAAAGAGGATCAGTGAAACTGAGAAGGCCATTGGCTACTGTTTCAGTTTGTCACACAGGGAAAAGCTGTGGGCTAATAAGGACAGAGTACAGAAGTAA